One bacterium genomic region harbors:
- a CDS encoding NAD(P)/FAD-dependent oxidoreductase, whose protein sequence is MRSIAIIGSGPAALMAASVLSQNNVEVSIFEQNRSTAKKLLIAGKSGLNISSNLTPLYSYYNGPKQHFKTIFDAFSSKHWIEFINNLGVETFLGSTGRYFIKKLTTPYLLKPWVAFLKKKNVSFYYNYELVNFKSLAQGVHVSFANLEEKKFDALILCLGGQSWGKKQLAWPALLQKKGLRIEPIEASNAGFNVAWSKKFLAEAEGLPLKNVTLSSSQGKVFGELMITRYGLEGTPVYGLKKPETVFIDFKPDTSLEKLIQKMEKTKENLSALRRAKKYLDLSPAVLALLFHHAPSQSMENIHTLAALVKKFPVVLCAQRGLEEAISSSGGLSFDEVTENLELKKYPHVYVAGEMLAWDAPTGGFLIQACVSQGYWVALHAARSIHQ, encoded by the coding sequence GTGCGCTCTATAGCTATTATTGGATCGGGGCCGGCAGCTTTAATGGCGGCCTCGGTTTTGTCTCAAAATAATGTTGAAGTTTCTATTTTTGAACAAAACCGTTCTACCGCTAAAAAACTTTTAATTGCCGGTAAAAGTGGACTTAATATTTCAAGCAATCTCACCCCTCTTTATTCATATTACAACGGGCCAAAGCAACATTTTAAAACTATTTTTGATGCCTTTTCATCAAAACACTGGATTGAATTTATCAATAACTTGGGCGTGGAAACATTTTTAGGATCCACAGGGCGGTATTTTATAAAAAAGCTAACCACGCCATATCTTTTAAAGCCTTGGGTAGCTTTTCTTAAAAAGAAAAATGTGAGTTTTTATTACAATTATGAGCTTGTTAATTTTAAATCGTTAGCTCAAGGCGTGCATGTTAGTTTTGCTAACTTAGAAGAAAAAAAGTTTGATGCGCTTATTTTGTGTTTGGGTGGCCAAAGCTGGGGAAAAAAGCAATTGGCATGGCCTGCTTTATTGCAGAAAAAAGGATTAAGGATAGAGCCTATAGAGGCATCCAATGCAGGCTTTAATGTGGCGTGGAGCAAAAAATTTTTGGCCGAAGCCGAAGGCTTGCCGCTAAAAAATGTGACGCTTTCTTCATCGCAAGGGAAAGTTTTTGGCGAACTTATGATTACCCGTTATGGCCTAGAAGGAACCCCGGTTTATGGGCTTAAAAAACCGGAAACAGTTTTTATTGATTTTAAACCCGATACCTCTCTTGAAAAATTAATTCAAAAAATGGAGAAGACTAAAGAAAATTTATCGGCATTACGACGCGCTAAAAAATATTTGGATTTATCCCCTGCAGTATTAGCGCTTTTATTCCATCATGCTCCGTCTCAAAGTATGGAAAATATTCATACGCTAGCAGCACTTGTAAAAAAATTTCCTGTAGTATTATGCGCGCAACGAGGTTTGGAAGAGGCAATCTCATCCTCAGGTGGTTTAAGTTTTGACGAGGTTACCGAAAATTTGGAACTTAAAAAATATCCCCATGTGTATGTGGCCGGTGAAATGCTGGCGTGGGACGCACCCACGGGCGGATTTTTAATTCAGGCATGTGTGTCGCAAGGTTATTGGGTGGCCCTCCATGCGGCCCGTTCTATTCATCAATAG
- the lon gene encoding endopeptidase La has product MDEFTKPKVSKQVPLLPLRDIIIFPHMVVPLFVGREKSINALEEAMNKEKDILLVAQVNAKTNDPKPDEIYKVGTLGTIIQMLRLPDGTVKVLVEGKKRAKILHYISFDQTFTVEVEEIEEDKSLNIEIEALMRSLKATFETYVKLNKRIPPEMLASVAVIDDPARLADTIVAHLHLKLPDKQKILEIESPQKRLEKLYGLMQSEIEILQVEKKIRSRVKKQMEKTQKEYYLNEQMQAIQKELGERDEFKSEIQELEEKLKKKQMSEEANEKVKKELKKLKMMSPMSAEATVVRNYIDWILALPWDEATKENFDLNFAKTILDEDHYGLEKVKERIIEYLAVNKLVGKMKGPILCLVGPPGVGKTSLARSIARSTNRNFVRLSLGGVRDEAEIRGHRRTYIGAMPGKIIQSLKKAAAANPVFLLDEVDKMSMDFRGDPSAALLEVLDPEQNRTFNDHYLDLDYDLSNIMFITTANTLQSIPMPLQDRMEIIRLAGYTEYEKLSIAQKYLIKKEMEANGLKDEDITFTVSALKMVIRRYTKEAGVRNLEREIGTICRKVAKKIAERAEGEAKHKTIITGDAVPKYLGVPKFRYGIKEEKDEVGITTGLAWTEVGGELLSTEVTVLPGKGKLIITGKLGDVMQESAQAAMSYVRSRALQFGLDRDFYQKVDIHIHVPEGAIPKDGPSAGITMATSIVSGLLSIPVRKDVAMTGEITLRGKVLPIGGLKEKLLAASRGGIKKVCIPMENVKDLKEVPKKILSALKIIPVEHLDEVLKHALKITKSNEIFTRKNVNIVMEEIFPKKAEIPLAADKTEPVISHH; this is encoded by the coding sequence ATGGACGAATTTACAAAACCCAAAGTATCAAAACAAGTACCTCTTCTTCCTCTTCGCGACATCATTATTTTCCCCCACATGGTGGTGCCTCTCTTTGTAGGCCGCGAAAAATCTATTAATGCGCTGGAAGAGGCCATGAATAAGGAGAAGGATATTTTATTGGTGGCCCAGGTTAATGCCAAAACCAACGATCCTAAACCCGATGAAATTTATAAAGTAGGGACACTGGGAACCATCATTCAAATGCTGCGCTTGCCCGATGGTACAGTAAAGGTGTTGGTAGAAGGTAAGAAGCGCGCCAAAATTTTACATTATATCAGTTTTGATCAAACGTTTACTGTTGAGGTGGAAGAAATTGAAGAAGATAAAAGTTTGAATATTGAAATAGAAGCGTTGATGCGTTCGCTTAAAGCCACGTTTGAAACCTATGTTAAATTAAACAAAAGAATTCCTCCCGAAATGTTGGCATCGGTTGCCGTTATTGATGATCCTGCGCGTTTGGCCGATACCATTGTGGCTCACCTGCATTTAAAGTTGCCCGATAAACAGAAAATTTTAGAAATTGAATCACCGCAAAAACGTTTAGAAAAGCTATATGGGCTTATGCAGTCGGAAATTGAAATTTTGCAAGTTGAAAAGAAAATCCGTTCGCGCGTGAAAAAGCAAATGGAGAAAACCCAAAAAGAATATTATTTGAACGAGCAGATGCAGGCTATTCAAAAAGAATTGGGCGAGCGTGATGAGTTTAAGAGCGAAATTCAGGAGCTGGAAGAAAAGCTAAAAAAGAAACAGATGAGCGAAGAAGCCAACGAGAAAGTTAAAAAGGAGCTCAAAAAATTAAAAATGATGAGCCCTATGTCGGCAGAAGCGACGGTGGTTCGCAATTACATAGACTGGATTTTAGCGCTGCCTTGGGATGAAGCAACTAAAGAAAATTTTGATTTGAATTTTGCCAAAACAATTTTGGATGAAGATCATTATGGTTTGGAAAAAGTGAAAGAACGCATCATTGAGTACCTTGCCGTAAACAAATTAGTGGGCAAGATGAAAGGGCCCATCCTTTGTTTAGTGGGTCCTCCGGGTGTTGGTAAAACGTCGTTGGCACGTTCTATTGCACGTTCTACCAATCGTAATTTTGTACGTCTTTCTTTGGGCGGTGTACGAGATGAAGCTGAAATTCGTGGTCATCGTCGTACTTATATTGGTGCGATGCCTGGTAAAATTATTCAATCACTTAAAAAAGCAGCAGCTGCAAATCCTGTGTTTCTTTTAGATGAAGTAGACAAGATGAGCATGGATTTTAGAGGCGATCCTTCGGCCGCTCTTTTAGAAGTATTAGATCCAGAACAGAATCGTACTTTTAACGATCACTATTTGGATTTGGATTACGATTTGTCAAACATCATGTTTATTACTACGGCCAATACCTTGCAATCTATCCCTATGCCTTTGCAGGATCGTATGGAAATTATTCGTTTGGCTGGCTATACCGAATACGAAAAATTATCGATTGCGCAAAAATATCTCATTAAAAAAGAGATGGAAGCCAATGGTTTAAAGGATGAAGATATCACCTTTACGGTTTCGGCCTTAAAGATGGTGATTCGCCGTTATACGAAAGAAGCGGGTGTCCGTAATTTGGAACGCGAAATTGGCACTATTTGCCGTAAAGTTGCTAAAAAAATTGCCGAACGTGCTGAGGGTGAAGCAAAGCACAAAACTATTATTACCGGTGACGCTGTGCCCAAATACTTGGGTGTTCCTAAATTCCGTTATGGCATAAAGGAAGAAAAAGACGAGGTGGGTATTACTACGGGCTTGGCTTGGACTGAAGTAGGTGGTGAGTTGTTATCTACCGAAGTGACTGTTTTGCCTGGTAAAGGAAAGCTTATTATTACCGGTAAATTGGGCGATGTGATGCAAGAATCGGCGCAAGCGGCGATGAGTTATGTGCGTTCACGCGCGTTACAATTTGGTTTAGATCGTGATTTTTATCAAAAAGTGGATATTCACATCCACGTTCCGGAGGGAGCTATTCCTAAAGATGGGCCTTCGGCCGGTATTACCATGGCTACTTCTATTGTGTCGGGTTTATTATCTATTCCTGTTCGTAAAGATGTAGCGATGACGGGTGAAATTACCTTGCGTGGCAAAGTGTTGCCTATTGGCGGTTTAAAAGAAAAGTTATTAGCTGCCAGTCGTGGAGGTATTAAAAAAGTGTGTATTCCTATGGAAAATGTGAAGGATTTAAAAGAAGTGCCCAAAAAGATTTTAAGCGCCTTAAAAATTATTCCTGTAGAGCACTTGGATGAAGTTTTAAAGCATGCCCTTAAAATTACCAAATCCAACGAGATTTTTACGCGTAAAAACGTGAATATCGTGATGGAGGAAATTTTTCCTAAAAAGGCAGAAATACCCTTAGCAGCCGATAAAACCGAGCCTGTTATTAGCCATCATTAA
- a CDS encoding peroxiredoxin, whose product MSLVQKKAPEFETEAVVGGDFKKIKLADYKGKWVVLYFYPLDFTFVCPTEITAFSDRIADFKKLGAEVLGCSVDSKFSHLAWTNTPRKEGGLGKIEYPLLADLNKKIGADYGVLLDAGITLRGLFIIDPDGNVAYELVHDLGIGRNVDEVLRVLEAIQTVKKTGEVCPANWTPGKQTMVPDTQKSKKYFESANK is encoded by the coding sequence ATGAGTTTAGTACAAAAGAAAGCCCCAGAATTTGAAACCGAAGCCGTTGTTGGCGGCGATTTTAAAAAAATTAAATTAGCCGACTATAAAGGAAAATGGGTGGTGTTGTATTTTTACCCGCTCGATTTTACCTTTGTATGTCCTACCGAAATTACTGCTTTTTCGGACCGTATTGCCGATTTTAAAAAATTAGGCGCCGAAGTGTTGGGTTGCTCGGTTGATTCCAAATTTAGTCACTTGGCTTGGACCAATACTCCTCGCAAAGAAGGCGGTTTAGGAAAAATTGAATATCCGCTCTTAGCCGATCTCAATAAAAAAATTGGTGCCGATTACGGCGTTCTTTTGGATGCCGGCATCACCTTACGTGGTCTTTTTATTATCGATCCCGATGGAAACGTAGCTTACGAATTAGTGCACGATTTGGGCATTGGCCGCAATGTAGATGAAGTATTGCGCGTATTAGAAGCCATCCAAACCGTAAAGAAAACCGGCGAAGTATGTCCTGCTAACTGGACGCCTGGCAAACAAACCATGGTGCCCGATACGCAGAAATCCAAAAAGTATTTCGAATCGGCTAATAAATAA